In the genome of Candidatus Phytoplasma solani, the window AGCGAAAAAAATTAGTTTTTGTTAAAGGAAGAAAGGGGAATTACTAAGATGAAACGAAGTAAAAAATATTTAGTAGTTAGTCAAATGTTTGATATAAAAAAAAGATATCCTTTTCAGGAAGCGATTAAATTAGCCAAACAAATTCAGGTAACTAAATTTGATGCTACAGTGCAATGTGCTTTTAACTTAAACTTAGATCCTAAAAAAGCAGATCAAAATTTAAGAGGAGCTATTAATTTGCCTTACGGAACCGGTAAAGTTGTAAAATTAGCGGTTCTTGCTAAAGGAGAACAAGCAAAAGCTGCAAAAGAAGCCCAAGCTGATTATGTTGGTGATGAGGATTTAATTGATAAAATTGCTAAAAATTGGTTTGATTTTGATGTTTTAGTATCTACTCCTGAAATGATGCCTAAGTTAAGTAAATTAGGGCGCATCTTAGGACCGAAAGGGTTGATGCCAAATCCTAAAACTGGTACTGTGACTGATAATGTTAGTCAAGCTGTTCATGAAATTAAAAATGGTAAAATTGAGTATCGTCTTGATAAAAATGGTAATATTCATGCAATCATTGGCAAAGCTTCTTTTGAGGAATATAAATTACTAGATAACCTCAAAGCTTTATATTTACAATTAATTAGAATAAAACCTCGAACAGCTAAAGGCACTTATATAAAAAATATCACCATATCAACTACTATGTCTCCAGGAATTAAAATTGATCCTATTACCGTTGCATAAAAATCCCATATTGATTAATATAATTACAAATTTAATTTTTAAAGAAAGGATAGATCAATGATAAAAACTCAGTTAGCTAAAAAAATAGAAGCAGTTTCTTTTTTGCAAGAAAAACTAAGTCAAGCTAAAACAGTTATTGTTTTTGAACATTCCAGTTTACCAGTAAGTGATTTTATGCAACTTCGTCGTCAATTAAAAAAACTGGATTGCGAAGTTAAGGTTTATCCTAAAAATATTATGCAAAGAGCTGCTCTAAATGCCCAATATCACGATTTAGTTGTTTTTTTAAAAGGGATAAAAGCTTTAATCATTAGTCAACATGAATTATTAGAACCAATCAAAGTTATTTATAATTTTACTAAGCAAAATAAAGCTATTAAAATTGTTTCAGGTGTGGTGGAACAAAACATTGTTTCATTGCAAGAAATCAATAGCTTAGCTACTTTACCTTCTAAAGAACAAATGTTAACGCTTTTAGCTGTAGGAATGATAGCACCTTTGCAACAATTAGCAATTGGTTTAAAGATATTGTTAGAGAAATAGAAATAAGAAACAATTAATCAAGAAAAAAATTATAAAAAGGTTATAACAAAGGAGTTTAAAATGGCTAAATTAACTAAAGAATTATTTGTATCCGCTTTAAAAGAAATGTCTTTATTAGAAATTAAAGAATTATTGGATGGTTTAAAAGAAGAATTTGGCATTGACCCAAATTCATTAGCGGTTGCCGCTGCTGGTTCCTCTAATTCGCCTGAAGTAGAAGAAAAAACAGAATTTACAGTTATTATGAAAAATTTTGGCAAAAACAGACTTCCTGTTATTAAGGTAATTCGCGAAATAACAGGTTTGGGCTTGCTTGATGCTGATAAATTCATTAAAGTCCCTGACCAAAAAGTAAAAGAAAATGTTTCTAAAGCGTTAGCTGAAGATATAAAAGCCAAATTAGAACAAGCTGGAGCTGTTATTGAGCTTCAATAAATTATTTTCTTGTCAAAAGATGTAAAAACCTGAGTTAACTCAGGTTTTTTGGTCTTGTAAATTTTTATTTTATACAAAGAAAACTTCAAATATATATTTTAAAGTAAAAATTTCGCCAATAAAACTAACAACTAAATAATTTATAGGAGTATAAGATGGCTTATAAAAACGTCAAATATGGTAAAAAAGCAGAACGTCGTAATTATTCAAAAATAATTTATGATGTTGATTTACCTAATTTAATTGAAATCCAAAATCAATCTTTTGATTGGTTTTTAAAGCACGGAATTAAAGAGTTGTTGCAGGATTTTTGTCCTATTGAAAGTTATAACGGTGATTTAAAAATTTATTTTGATGATTATTATTTTACAGAACCTAAATATAATATTGAAGAATCTAAAACCAAAGATATTAGTTATGTAGTTCAATTATTTGTTAAAACTACGTTGGAAAATGTTTTAACCGGAGAAACTAAGCAAAGTAATATTTTGTTGACAGAACTACCTTTAATGACTGATACTGGAACTTTCATTATCAATGGCAAAGAAAGGGTAGTTGTTTCTCAAATTGTTCGCTCTGCTAGTGTTTATTATTCAAGTAATTTTGATGTTAAACTTAATAGAAATTTGTATTCTGGACA includes:
- the rplA gene encoding 50S ribosomal protein L1, with translation MKRSKKYLVVSQMFDIKKRYPFQEAIKLAKQIQVTKFDATVQCAFNLNLDPKKADQNLRGAINLPYGTGKVVKLAVLAKGEQAKAAKEAQADYVGDEDLIDKIAKNWFDFDVLVSTPEMMPKLSKLGRILGPKGLMPNPKTGTVTDNVSQAVHEIKNGKIEYRLDKNGNIHAIIGKASFEEYKLLDNLKALYLQLIRIKPRTAKGTYIKNITISTTMSPGIKIDPITVA
- the rplJ gene encoding 50S ribosomal protein L10, which translates into the protein MIKTQLAKKIEAVSFLQEKLSQAKTVIVFEHSSLPVSDFMQLRRQLKKLDCEVKVYPKNIMQRAALNAQYHDLVVFLKGIKALIISQHELLEPIKVIYNFTKQNKAIKIVSGVVEQNIVSLQEINSLATLPSKEQMLTLLAVGMIAPLQQLAIGLKILLEK
- the rplL gene encoding 50S ribosomal protein L7/L12, which translates into the protein MAKLTKELFVSALKEMSLLEIKELLDGLKEEFGIDPNSLAVAAAGSSNSPEVEEKTEFTVIMKNFGKNRLPVIKVIREITGLGLLDADKFIKVPDQKVKENVSKALAEDIKAKLEQAGAVIELQ